The proteins below are encoded in one region of Paenibacillus albus:
- a CDS encoding GNAT family N-acetyltransferase, which translates to MTIDYRVTSKWDENFWREVEPVYREAFPEHRGKSVGVIRRMFERKLSELHTWSEAGHVIAMALTSTDRQAHVLVLDYLAVQASRRGRGLGRHCVEAISEWAASSERCKAIIIEVEAEKTEENAERIRFWQKTGFHLTSYVHPYIWVPETYHAMFLPLDTAYKPDEEDGRPLFKFITKYHEKAYRGGDIE; encoded by the coding sequence ATGACGATAGACTATCGGGTTACTTCGAAGTGGGACGAGAACTTTTGGCGAGAGGTTGAGCCGGTTTATAGAGAAGCATTTCCTGAACATAGAGGCAAGAGCGTAGGCGTGATCCGCCGGATGTTCGAGCGGAAGCTGAGTGAGCTGCACACATGGAGCGAAGCAGGCCATGTAATCGCGATGGCACTGACATCAACCGATCGTCAGGCGCATGTGCTCGTGCTCGATTATCTCGCGGTGCAGGCTAGCCGTAGAGGCAGAGGTCTTGGCCGGCATTGCGTCGAAGCGATCAGCGAGTGGGCTGCAAGCTCGGAGCGCTGCAAGGCGATTATTATCGAGGTCGAGGCTGAGAAGACGGAAGAGAATGCAGAGCGAATCCGATTTTGGCAGAAAACCGGCTTTCATCTGACAAGCTATGTTCACCCGTATATTTGGGTGCCGGAGACATATCATGCGATGTTTTTACCGCTAGATACGGCGTATAAGCCTGACGAAGAGGATGGCCGTCCGCTGTTCAAATTCATCACCAAATATCATGAGAAGGCCTATCGCGGCGGAGATATCGAGTAG